TCCACCAGAGTCACCGAAACACGAAGTTTTCTCTCTATTTCCCTCCAGACAAATATTCAAAGTTGGGTCATAGTGGAAGAATAGATTTTTGCATGTGGCATCTGGTTCAACTCTTAATTTAACCGAGTGCAATTTCGTTGGACGGGCAATGGAGGTATTTGTTGATGTACGTCCCCATCCAGTTGCCACAAGCATTTGTCCAGGTGAGACAATAGTTTGTGGGGTTGGTAGAGGAATTGGTTGAATGGAATCTGTATAAAAGAGTatagaaaatgaaatttatatttaaatttttgtggttaGTGGTCAATCACACAGACGAGAAAGACTTACCACTGAATGGAATGGGATCGGGCAGTCGTATTAATGCAATGTCGTGAACCGCATACCTAGGTGTCCAGAGATGGTGTAAAAGCATATCGCTTTGTACAACATCAATTTTTATGGCATTGGAGGAAAGATTGTGGACGTCATGAGCTCCAAGGTAAACGGTTGCTAGTTGAATTCTTAAACAAAGAAACAAGATTTTTAGAACTTGTGATATGTTTTGAGTATATTTCTTGTAGAATTTACCCTTTCAAACAATGTACAGCTGTTATTATAAACTCATTTGATATTAGAGCTCCACCACACCAACCTTTTCTCTCTTTTGGTTCTCGTATTGCAATTCCAACTTGATAGGGGTATGAATGAGGAACTACCTCTTCACCACCCACAATTtttagatttatatttttagaagtTTCCAAAAGTATTCCAttaacaacacacaaaaaagttaaaactagCACTGTTTTTAGCCACATGTTGAACTAAactgattgacaaaaacagTTTAGAGGAAAAATTTGATACAAGCTTTCTCCTCTATAAAGATTAAACTTTTATCGTGGGCGCGTATATCGttatttgtttacattttgtgtttgtttagaTTGGAGAACATGTTTTGTGAGTTGTGGTGATGAATAAATTATCATAGAATTGGGTATCTTACCGGGTATCAATGTTTGGTATAGATAACATACTGTCTCGATCTCACAATAGCACAAAGTTTAATCCAATGTCATTGATCTGCCACAGGTCCAATATTGATTTGATTGCCGCATCGTGTCGTAAAACATTAATCAATAATATTGTAAAATAATTGCTAAGAACTTAAAACtctttatatgtttttggtTGTTAGTGAGGTTCTTCAATGAGTAGGTACATAATGTTAAATAAGGTTATTACTTAAACTACATCTTTGTTAATCAGTGGCAGTGGTTAAAATAaacacagattttttttaaacgacaaatttaatttgtaatagATAAAAAGACAAACTTCTTatactcacaaaaaaaaaaaaataattgtatttaagAAGTTTGTCTTTTCATCTTTATTacatactagctgacccggcggacttcgttactCCTCTTCTGCTATTTCCTTACAATTCTGGAGTGTgtcaatcttaaaaaaaaaaaattgggccaCAAAATCAAATATAGttctaaattaataaaataatgtgtttcttgcgagttctattgatcgcattaTCGCAAGATTAATGTTTTCAAGCTTAAAGAAAATGCTTAAAGTAAATAAACAGAGCATCAGTTCTAgtatttagaatatgaaatagtacgaatttaggctattcatatgagttggaaaactaacttttttgaaccccttgaaaaattttacaaatttcgttcaaaaaaaaattttaaaaataaattttgagtgGACCACCCTTACCATTTAGTGGTatgaaaatagatgttggccgattcttagACTTATCCGATAAGCACACaaagtttcataaaaatcagtccagccgtttcggagaagtttggtaacaaacactgcgacacgagaattttatataattggcaatccggaattgttcttcgattgggaatcccaattgaacagtttttttttattccgaagaatctgatGTTTGGTGTGAATGTATTGATTGAGTTTGACTTGTGTCACATATATGTGTATTCGCgacaaatttcatttgtttttgtgctgcaaacattttgtgCTGCTGACATTTAAgtctatgaatgtgtgagtgattctgcttctgattctgtttttaaaaccagaagagaaattctctttttttcagaatcagaactgtcagttttgtccAATTGAACGCtttcagattgcttttttttgcttctagattgccaattaaaaacgccaatACAGTTACAAACGTttaattaatgtcgttttctattgacgagatTCAGAATCAGATTTGTCACAGATTTCgtacaaaattacaaaactagatttcatattccgATCTTTTTTGTTGAACAAGAAATAACATACAAATCCTTCAATCAGCCcaattatgaatgaaaattcCCGGGGAAATGTGTTCGGGAAAAAGACTCAATgacttttgttttaattttgtcgtcattaatcttcttcttcctttttctcggcgctgttatgatctcgatgtcgaggggatcataactatcccacgtatctgcttcacactagtaaTCCACCTGTGGGGTTCCaattctaaggccaactgaatgctggtgtttttgcatttgcttgtaccaggagtttttaggcctacctttctttttatttcgttttggaaCGTTgaatgatattgcttttttgacgcgGTTcccaggatctctcctttgaacatggcaataccaactgagtcggtcgttttcaatttttttggagatggtgtttttaacatgaaggcttcctcagatcttcgtacttctaattctatcaagctttgttactcctgctgtcatacgaagcatcttcatctcagctgccgttaacttactctcatactttttgtacattgtccaacattgtga
This DNA window, taken from Episyrphus balteatus chromosome 2, idEpiBalt1.1, whole genome shotgun sequence, encodes the following:
- the LOC129910248 gene encoding mast cell protease 4-like — its product is MWLKTVLVLTFLCVVNGILLETSKNINLKIVGGEEVVPHSYPYQVGIAIREPKERKGWCGGALISNEFIITAVHCLKGIQLATVYLGAHDVHNLSSNAIKIDVVQSDMLLHHLWTPRYAVHDIALIRLPDPIPFSDSIQPIPLPTPQTIVSPGQMLVATGWGRTSTNTSIARPTKLHSVKLRVEPDATCKNLFFHYDPTLNICLEGNREKTSCFGDSGGPIVATNEKTGTHVLVGITSYGRKCENVSVLTRVVAYLDWIAVISGV